One region of Desulfobotulus mexicanus genomic DNA includes:
- the purB gene encoding adenylosuccinate lyase, with translation MEQICALSVLDGRYRRLTEDLRDIFSEYGLIRHRLIVELRWLRFLVEHLKVVDISAEDLDRIDAIASDFGPEEALKVKAIEKTTNHDVKAVEYYIKEKLDALGLEKVREWTHFACTSDDINNTAYALMLQKGRDFIMARVQEVLESLESLARSGRSAAMMSRTHGQPATPTTMGKEMVNFAWRLRQEMESLALVSIGAKMNGATGNFNAHMVAFPEVDWIAASKIFLSDYLGVTPIMYSTQINPNHSIAQTLHGMVRMAGVLMDLDRDMWGYISLGYFRQRLQEGEVGSSTMPHKVNPIDFENGEGNLGLAVALMEHMAFKLLQSRFQRDLTDSTVLRNMGALFGYMSIGCRNTLKGLGKVALDEKRLAEDLAANPELLAEPIQTVMRVYGEDNPYEKLKELTRGRKTGLEDFTRLIDSLEKVPQQAKDGMRSLTPADYTGLAAALVDHYFAEYP, from the coding sequence ATGGAACAGATTTGTGCTTTGAGTGTGCTGGATGGCCGCTATCGGAGACTTACTGAGGATCTTCGGGATATTTTTTCAGAATACGGCTTGATCCGCCACAGGCTGATTGTGGAGCTGCGCTGGCTTCGTTTTCTTGTGGAGCATCTGAAGGTGGTGGATATTTCGGCTGAGGATCTTGACCGTATTGATGCCATAGCGTCAGACTTCGGGCCTGAAGAGGCCCTGAAGGTGAAGGCCATAGAAAAGACCACCAATCACGATGTCAAGGCAGTGGAATATTACATCAAGGAAAAGCTGGATGCTCTGGGTCTGGAGAAGGTCCGGGAATGGACCCACTTTGCCTGTACTTCCGATGACATTAACAACACGGCCTATGCTCTGATGCTTCAGAAGGGCAGGGATTTTATCATGGCAAGGGTACAGGAAGTGCTGGAATCCCTGGAATCCCTTGCCAGAAGTGGACGAAGTGCTGCCATGATGAGTCGTACCCATGGTCAGCCCGCCACACCCACCACCATGGGAAAAGAGATGGTGAATTTTGCCTGGCGTCTCCGTCAGGAAATGGAAAGCCTTGCCTTGGTATCCATCGGAGCCAAGATGAACGGGGCCACGGGCAACTTCAATGCCCATATGGTGGCTTTTCCTGAAGTGGACTGGATTGCTGCCTCTAAAATCTTTCTGTCCGATTATCTCGGGGTAACACCCATCATGTATTCCACCCAGATAAATCCCAATCACAGCATTGCCCAGACTCTCCATGGTATGGTGCGCATGGCCGGTGTTCTTATGGATCTGGACCGTGACATGTGGGGCTATATCAGCCTTGGGTATTTCCGTCAGCGCCTGCAGGAAGGGGAAGTGGGCTCATCCACCATGCCCCACAAGGTAAATCCCATTGATTTTGAGAACGGAGAAGGCAATCTTGGGCTGGCCGTGGCCCTGATGGAACACATGGCCTTCAAGCTTCTCCAGAGTCGTTTCCAGCGGGATCTGACTGATTCCACGGTACTGAGAAATATGGGAGCGCTTTTCGGCTATATGTCCATAGGTTGCAGAAATACCTTGAAAGGTCTGGGTAAGGTGGCTCTGGATGAGAAGCGGCTGGCGGAGGATCTGGCTGCCAATCCTGAGCTGCTGGCGGAGCCGATTCAGACTGTGATGCGGGTGTATGGTGAGGATAATCCCTATGAGAAGCTTAAAGAGCTGACAAGGGGCAGAAAAACGGGTCTTGAAGATTTTACCCGCCTGATTGATTCTTTGGAAAAGGTGCCCCAGCAGGCAAAGGATGGGATGCGCAGTCTCACTCCGGCGGATTATACAGGGCTGGCCGCTGCTCTGGTGGATCATTATTTTGCAGAGTATCCTTAA
- a CDS encoding YkgJ family cysteine cluster protein, with product MPEDLFVNYRALVKRVDERLEEIRMQAGSHMVCSKGCDACCRHISVFAVEAFAMAKAMAALGEDEKASIRMRAEKAGPEDPCPLLNDGLCGLYEARPIICRTHGYPLLIQEEEEAFLDCCPLNFSGGLEKALPMSIALEPLNRMLVAVQGMFVKESGMEGVPERMTIAEVLLLSDIF from the coding sequence TTGCCGGAAGATCTGTTTGTGAACTACAGGGCCTTGGTAAAGCGTGTGGATGAGAGACTCGAAGAAATCCGTATGCAGGCAGGGTCTCATATGGTCTGCAGCAAAGGCTGTGATGCCTGCTGCAGGCATATTTCTGTCTTTGCCGTGGAGGCCTTTGCCATGGCAAAAGCAATGGCTGCCCTTGGTGAGGATGAGAAGGCTTCAATCCGCATGCGGGCTGAAAAGGCAGGTCCGGAAGACCCTTGCCCCCTTTTGAACGATGGCCTCTGCGGACTGTATGAAGCAAGGCCAATCATCTGTCGGACCCATGGTTATCCTCTGCTGATTCAGGAAGAGGAGGAGGCTTTCCTTGATTGCTGTCCCTTAAATTTCTCTGGTGGCCTTGAAAAAGCCCTGCCCATGTCCATAGCACTGGAGCCTTTGAATCGTATGCTTGTGGCTGTACAGGGTATGTTTGTCAAGGAAAGTGGCATGGAAGGCGTGCCTGAGCGGATGACCATTGCAGAGGTTCTTTTGCTGTCGGATATTTTTTAA
- a CDS encoding FAD-dependent oxidoreductase has product MFAPAPCYHSDVLIVGGGIAGLVTALKLLDSNLSLIILDRDRKDKLGGLAKESFGGICAVGTPLQKRMGIPDTPEIAWEDWKRVARFRREDKWPKAWAKRYVEHSEKDIYTFLTELGIRFLPVVNWPERGMLQTANSLPRWHIAWGTGHRIIECLLKAIHDHPNRNKLSFRFGHCVKNITIQQGKVCGCTGTMEGTGRPFEAHADRVVLSAGGICGGNLSRVRRHWPGHLDKIPSRLLNGSHRFADGLIHDAAAAIGGKVDHPDRQWHYAAGIPYPKSLIENQGLSLVPPRSALWLNAKGERIGPLPLMGYTDTGYIVERLCREEEPFSWLLLNRKIALREMAVSGCDYMTAFRHRKFLKMIRELLFGNRELTDRLIRESDDILTAATLMELGRKMQEKTPEVPLNMKAMEKAVRAYDRQIEWGPSFFTDDQLRRIAITRKYRGDRLRTCKFQQILDPSAGPLMAIRTFILTRKSLGGIRTDLKSRVLNGQDSPIPGLFAAGETAGFGGGNMHGKGALEGTFLGGAILTAHHAAGSICKGE; this is encoded by the coding sequence ATGTTTGCCCCTGCTCCCTGCTATCATTCAGACGTGCTCATAGTTGGCGGAGGCATCGCCGGACTGGTCACGGCACTTAAACTTCTGGACAGCAATCTTTCCCTGATCATTCTGGACAGGGACAGGAAAGATAAACTGGGAGGACTTGCAAAGGAATCCTTCGGCGGAATCTGTGCTGTGGGTACACCCCTTCAAAAACGCATGGGGATTCCCGACACACCGGAAATAGCATGGGAAGACTGGAAACGGGTGGCCCGTTTCCGCAGGGAAGACAAATGGCCCAAAGCCTGGGCCAAACGCTACGTAGAACATTCTGAAAAAGACATTTATACCTTCCTTACAGAGCTGGGTATACGCTTTCTACCCGTAGTCAACTGGCCGGAACGGGGCATGCTGCAAACGGCAAATTCCCTGCCCAGATGGCACATTGCCTGGGGAACAGGGCACCGCATCATTGAGTGTCTTCTCAAAGCCATACATGACCACCCCAATCGAAACAAACTGAGCTTCCGTTTTGGCCACTGCGTGAAAAATATCACCATACAACAGGGCAAAGTCTGCGGATGCACAGGTACCATGGAAGGCACAGGCCGCCCCTTTGAAGCCCATGCGGACAGGGTCGTACTCAGTGCCGGCGGCATCTGCGGAGGCAATCTTTCCCGTGTGCGCAGGCACTGGCCCGGCCATCTGGACAAAATCCCCTCCAGACTTCTCAACGGCAGCCACCGCTTTGCAGACGGCCTTATCCACGATGCAGCAGCAGCCATAGGCGGAAAAGTGGATCATCCGGATCGCCAGTGGCACTATGCCGCAGGCATCCCCTATCCTAAAAGTCTCATCGAAAATCAGGGGTTAAGCCTTGTTCCGCCAAGGTCTGCTCTATGGCTCAATGCAAAGGGCGAGCGCATCGGTCCCCTGCCCCTGATGGGATACACGGATACTGGCTACATCGTAGAGCGTCTTTGCCGGGAGGAAGAACCCTTTTCATGGCTGCTTTTGAACCGGAAAATTGCCCTGAGAGAAATGGCCGTATCCGGTTGTGACTACATGACAGCCTTCCGCCACAGAAAATTTTTAAAGATGATCCGGGAGCTTCTTTTCGGTAACAGGGAGCTTACCGACCGCCTGATCCGGGAATCCGATGATATTCTTACAGCAGCCACCCTCATGGAACTTGGCCGGAAAATGCAGGAAAAGACGCCGGAAGTACCCCTCAACATGAAAGCCATGGAAAAAGCGGTCAGGGCCTATGACCGTCAGATTGAATGGGGTCCCTCCTTTTTTACCGATGATCAGCTCAGGCGCATCGCCATCACCCGCAAATACCGGGGAGACCGGCTGCGCACCTGCAAATTTCAGCAGATTCTCGATCCTTCCGCAGGCCCCCTCATGGCCATCCGCACCTTTATCCTCACCAGAAAATCCCTTGGCGGCATACGGACAGACCTGAAAAGCCGGGTACTCAACGGACAGGACAGCCCCATCCCCGGCCTCTTTGCCGCAGGTGAAACCGCAGGCTTTGGCGGCGGCAACATGCACGGGAAAGGGGCACTGGAAGGCACCTTTCTGGGCGGTGCCATCCTGACGGCTCACCATGCGGCGGGAAGTATCTGCAAAGGCGAATAA
- a CDS encoding TIGR03545 family protein, producing the protein MTKWIRWPGLAAFIVITALLVAGFMFLSGPFIAKAIEVAGTGMVGAKVDVAGARPGLFPLGLRLSGIEITDPDAPMTNAVEIANISMRMDTKALMLRKIDVTEMTVEGIRLGTPRRVSGALPEKDKKDKGRKETGEESASSLRERIPMPSMEIPDVQIILERASLGSLEEAENLEKALRQEYERFDERLKNLPDADDFRAYRTRIENLKRGSGLSGVLTGARELREIKSSVDKDILALRNTRREMEESIADLRRRMASLGSMASEDVNNLMERYGISDEGLSNITGILLGPEWENRLRKGLGLYRRVEPLLDRVREREKKPEPEKVLRSEGVDILFAEIPVRPDFLIRRASLSLEVPVGNLKGTLRNATAQQPLVGSPMEIRFKGDSLSDIESFDLQLVFDRVNPKAPTDHLKAGVSGWHPETMGSGDLALNAEKGDFSVDLISSRGALKGKMALDLTGVSFEMPDSGDRVRAAVASGLRDINRITVQGDLGGTLEKPEIKLSSSLDAVVRGAVTRAAREATETLRARLHEEVHAMTDKKIRELENQLGGMADLRAVLDERLNLAGRLDI; encoded by the coding sequence ATGACAAAGTGGATTCGCTGGCCGGGTCTTGCGGCTTTTATTGTGATAACTGCTCTTCTTGTGGCGGGTTTCATGTTTTTATCCGGTCCCTTCATCGCCAAGGCCATTGAAGTGGCAGGTACGGGGATGGTGGGGGCAAAGGTGGATGTGGCCGGTGCCAGACCCGGTCTTTTTCCGCTGGGGCTAAGGCTTTCCGGCATTGAGATTACGGATCCGGATGCTCCCATGACAAATGCCGTGGAAATTGCAAATATCAGCATGAGGATGGATACAAAGGCACTGATGCTTCGTAAGATAGATGTGACGGAAATGACTGTGGAGGGTATCCGTCTGGGAACGCCCCGCAGGGTTTCCGGTGCTTTGCCTGAAAAGGATAAAAAAGATAAGGGAAGAAAAGAGACGGGGGAGGAATCCGCTTCATCCTTGAGGGAGCGTATCCCCATGCCCTCCATGGAAATTCCCGATGTGCAAATCATTCTTGAGAGGGCTTCCCTGGGATCTCTGGAAGAGGCGGAAAATCTGGAAAAGGCCCTGAGGCAGGAATATGAAAGGTTTGATGAAAGACTTAAAAATCTCCCCGATGCCGATGATTTTAGAGCCTACAGAACGCGCATAGAAAACCTGAAAAGGGGTAGCGGACTTAGTGGTGTACTTACCGGGGCAAGGGAGCTTAGGGAGATCAAGTCCAGTGTGGACAAAGATATTCTTGCCCTGCGGAATACGCGACGGGAAATGGAAGAGAGCATTGCTGATCTTCGCAGACGTATGGCTTCCCTTGGCAGCATGGCCTCAGAGGATGTTAATAATCTAATGGAGAGGTATGGGATTTCCGATGAAGGACTGAGCAATATTACGGGTATCCTCCTTGGTCCTGAATGGGAAAATCGCCTACGTAAAGGGCTTGGGCTTTACCGCAGGGTGGAACCTTTGCTGGACAGGGTTCGTGAAAGGGAAAAGAAACCAGAGCCTGAAAAAGTTCTGCGCAGTGAAGGCGTGGACATTCTGTTTGCAGAAATCCCGGTACGGCCGGATTTTCTTATACGAAGAGCCAGTCTTTCCCTTGAAGTTCCAGTCGGAAATCTTAAGGGAACTCTTCGCAATGCAACGGCCCAGCAGCCTTTGGTGGGAAGTCCCATGGAAATCCGTTTCAAAGGAGACAGTCTTTCAGATATTGAAAGCTTTGACCTTCAGCTTGTTTTTGACCGTGTGAATCCCAAAGCGCCCACCGATCATCTAAAGGCTGGTGTCAGCGGGTGGCACCCTGAAACCATGGGCAGTGGTGATCTTGCCCTGAATGCTGAAAAGGGTGATTTTTCTGTGGATCTCATCAGCAGCCGCGGCGCTCTGAAGGGAAAGATGGCGCTTGATCTTACCGGAGTGAGTTTTGAGATGCCGGATTCCGGAGACAGGGTAAGGGCTGCTGTGGCATCGGGCCTTAGGGATATAAATCGCATTACTGTGCAGGGAGACCTTGGCGGAACACTGGAAAAACCTGAAATAAAACTCTCATCCAGTCTGGATGCGGTGGTGCGGGGAGCCGTTACCAGAGCCGCCAGAGAAGCAACCGAAACCCTGCGTGCCCGTCTCCATGAAGAAGTCCATGCCATGACAGATAAAAAGATCCGTGAGCTGGAGAATCAGCTGGGGGGTATGGCAGACCTGAGGGCAGTTTTGGATGAACGTCTGAATCTTGCGGGGAGGCTGGATATCTGA
- a CDS encoding TIGR03546 family protein, with protein sequence MRSDSLLFTRLKGKDAMIKPLASFLKILNSEASPGQISLALCFSMVAGFTPFFGLLTLCLLFLVLVLKVNLSAFFLGWGLFTALAFLLDPLFHGAGFWLLSHPGIEGFWTSLYNMPVLRLIRFNNTVFMGSFVISLLLFIPLFFMLQFLIKKYRSQFMDWIQKTRIAQIIKGTKIFMAYKSLG encoded by the coding sequence GTGCGGTCTGATTCTCTTCTGTTTACCCGTTTGAAAGGAAAGGATGCCATGATCAAACCCCTTGCTTCTTTTTTAAAGATCCTGAACTCGGAAGCGTCACCGGGTCAGATCAGTCTTGCCCTGTGTTTTTCCATGGTGGCCGGGTTTACGCCCTTCTTTGGCCTCCTCACCCTCTGCCTCCTGTTTCTGGTGCTGGTGCTCAAGGTGAACCTCTCGGCTTTTTTTCTGGGCTGGGGGCTTTTTACGGCGCTGGCCTTTCTTCTGGATCCCCTTTTCCATGGAGCAGGCTTCTGGCTGCTTTCCCATCCGGGCATCGAAGGGTTCTGGACCAGCCTTTACAACATGCCTGTGCTGCGCCTGATCCGTTTTAACAATACGGTTTTCATGGGAAGCTTTGTGATCTCCCTTCTTCTTTTCATTCCTCTGTTTTTTATGCTCCAGTTCCTTATCAAAAAATACCGCAGCCAGTTTATGGACTGGATTCAGAAGACCCGTATTGCCCAGATTATTAAAGGAACAAAAATCTTCATGGCCTATAAGTCGCTTGGCTGA
- a CDS encoding mechanosensitive ion channel family protein, translating to MNGIADASIDTPLWLPPWLEGSWDLLATYPFLLGLVILSLGFSLAFLVRTFILFWGLKITERADSESMGQLVRMGAGVAALLVSYISLVTALHTLPLGDYATSLTIRILVSILILQLIRTALKASHIFLEMLGRVRDRFAIVEERTLPLFDLVMTVIIIAIGTYALLQVWNIDATAWLASAGVIGIAVGFAARDTLANLFAGFFIIADAPYKMGDYVVLDGKERGEVTKVGIRSTRLLTRDDVEVIIPNSLMANSKIVNESGGRWVKYRIRIKVGVAYGSDVDQVTAVLGEVAKGNLSVCRDPEPRVRLRGFGDSSLDFELLCWIEKPEQRGLVSHELYMEIYKSLNRHEIEIPFPQRDVWMRS from the coding sequence ATGAACGGCATAGCTGATGCTTCCATTGATACACCCTTATGGCTGCCCCCATGGCTGGAAGGCAGCTGGGATCTTCTGGCCACCTATCCCTTTCTTCTGGGGCTTGTTATCCTTAGTCTTGGTTTTAGTCTGGCATTTCTTGTGCGGACCTTTATCCTTTTCTGGGGCCTTAAAATTACGGAGCGTGCGGATTCTGAATCCATGGGGCAGCTTGTGCGTATGGGGGCCGGGGTTGCGGCACTGCTTGTTTCCTACATCAGTCTGGTCACAGCTCTGCACACCCTGCCTCTGGGTGATTATGCCACTTCTCTTACCATCAGAATACTTGTAAGTATTCTGATTCTGCAGCTGATCCGTACGGCACTGAAGGCCAGTCATATTTTTCTGGAAATGCTGGGCAGGGTGCGGGACCGCTTTGCCATTGTGGAAGAGCGCACTCTGCCACTTTTTGATCTTGTGATGACGGTCATCATCATAGCCATTGGCACCTATGCCCTGCTTCAGGTCTGGAATATTGATGCCACGGCATGGCTGGCTTCTGCCGGTGTTATAGGTATTGCCGTGGGTTTTGCCGCCAGAGATACCCTTGCCAACCTCTTTGCCGGTTTTTTCATTATCGCCGATGCACCTTACAAGATGGGTGATTATGTGGTTCTGGACGGCAAGGAAAGGGGAGAGGTCACCAAGGTGGGAATCCGGTCCACCCGTCTTCTGACCAGAGATGATGTGGAAGTTATTATTCCCAACTCCCTCATGGCCAATTCAAAGATTGTAAACGAGTCCGGCGGCAGATGGGTTAAATACCGTATTCGTATCAAGGTAGGTGTTGCCTATGGTTCCGATGTGGATCAGGTGACTGCTGTGCTGGGGGAGGTGGCAAAGGGGAATCTTTCCGTGTGCAGAGACCCTGAGCCCCGTGTGCGTCTTCGGGGCTTTGGGGATTCCAGTCTGGATTTTGAGCTGCTATGCTGGATAGAAAAGCCGGAACAAAGGGGCCTTGTCTCCCATGAGCTGTATATGGAAATTTATAAGTCCCTGAACCGTCATGAAATTGAAATTCCCTTTCCCCAGAGGGATGTATGGATGCGGTCCTGA
- a CDS encoding AAA family ATPase, giving the protein MKILSVSFENLNSLTGRWSIDFSHPSFVADGIFAITGPTGAGKSTILDAICLALYGCTPRLEKVNKSTNEIMSRQTGTCSAEVRFETGAGTFRCHWSQHRARRKYEGALQNARHEFVNENQPDSVITGLSEVPLRVEEVSGMDFKRFTRSMMLAQGAFAAFLEADSDDRSRILEQITGTGIYGEISMRVHERLSLEKKKLEELSAGLKNLVLMSREEEQEQEEKLKENFLLEKDLKGAFRLKTEAFAWLKGLFDLEKELISIAKEKEALEVRQQAFQPDAEKLKRAMLALELSGMYAALTSLRKQEQRDVESQAQWLKELPLLETSCQDAEKMLAEAEQALVAIRAVFTEQQPVFRRVRELDFRIEEKKVPFKTALRALEELEKKIAGCRREQEKDEKKRLKAAGLLDKAETYLKLQAADASLITDLTGIEARMDALQDIHGKSLYNLKAVDQAEKEADLAEKNHVKKNKDLEKAEGKALALQAVLDEKQAGLEKLLQGKELGEWRNQIWELKEKQSFFDALGQSFAEVAGLKKESLNLNQQEEGLFKAEKELVLSMEKAEAEKVVLEREAGLLETQVLLLRRIQDLEEARTRLEDGKPCPLCGSVEHPYAKENIPLPDAAEEELKKLRKDLKALEKNLMALGVKEAELRKDKEQLVLKKRKNLGDQELTEQKIQRAMEDLAWKDSFEKLENVLPFLGEENRALQQAVQERVGAAETLEKEIFKDKKDVEKFQKTLADCRDNLREAMYLKEVALSEAKRLQAELQEIKTRYSENFDALLKVVSVYGVSSLDVASLEGLRQELTFRKREWMAQEKSRQTLMAEIQTLEVQLAHHVTELGRLDGEKQEASKNIASLQKEMETLSKSRSDLFGDRNPDLEESLILKNIDKAEKLKVEKDKALQEAFQQLDRLRQRLLDLEESRRLRAVPLAEAEENFAAGLPDAGFQDEKDYQGASLDEKERKSLMQELEKLKKEETELLLRRREKTELLETERKKALTDTPAPELQEAIASMEEDLTRLQQEIGAIGQRLADHAKQKEVFQREKDAEELQKKICSRWSDLHLLIGSADGKKFRNFAQGLTFEYMLGYANRQLGKMTDRYLLTRKVEAPLELCVVDSYQAGEIRSTKNLSGGERFIVSLALALGLSGMSSRNMRVDSLFLDEGFGTLDEEALDMALETLSSLHKEGRLIGIISHVSSIRERMASRIQVIPGPGGRSRIQGPGCVQPE; this is encoded by the coding sequence ATGAAAATTCTTTCGGTTTCCTTTGAAAATCTCAATTCCCTGACGGGCCGCTGGTCCATAGATTTTAGCCATCCATCCTTTGTGGCAGACGGTATTTTTGCCATTACCGGCCCGACAGGTGCCGGGAAAAGTACCATTCTGGATGCCATCTGTCTGGCCCTTTACGGCTGTACTCCCCGCCTTGAAAAAGTGAATAAAAGCACCAATGAGATCATGAGCCGTCAGACCGGCACCTGTTCTGCCGAAGTTCGTTTTGAAACCGGAGCAGGGACTTTTCGCTGTCACTGGAGTCAGCACCGTGCCCGCAGAAAGTATGAAGGAGCACTTCAGAATGCAAGGCATGAGTTTGTGAATGAAAATCAGCCCGATTCTGTGATTACGGGTCTGAGTGAGGTTCCTCTCCGGGTGGAAGAGGTCTCGGGCATGGACTTTAAACGTTTTACCCGATCCATGATGTTGGCTCAGGGTGCCTTTGCCGCCTTTCTGGAAGCCGACTCCGATGATCGTTCCAGAATTCTGGAGCAGATTACTGGAACCGGGATTTACGGTGAGATTTCCATGCGTGTGCATGAGCGTCTGTCTCTGGAGAAAAAAAAGCTTGAAGAACTTTCCGCCGGTTTAAAAAATCTGGTGCTGATGAGCCGGGAAGAAGAGCAGGAACAAGAGGAAAAGCTGAAAGAAAACTTTCTTTTGGAAAAGGATCTGAAAGGGGCATTCAGGCTTAAAACAGAAGCTTTTGCATGGCTGAAAGGCCTTTTTGATCTTGAGAAAGAGCTGATAAGCATCGCAAAGGAAAAAGAAGCCCTCGAAGTCCGGCAGCAGGCTTTTCAGCCGGATGCGGAGAAGCTGAAGCGGGCTATGCTGGCACTGGAGCTTTCCGGAATGTATGCGGCTCTCACATCCCTTAGAAAACAGGAACAAAGGGATGTGGAGAGTCAGGCGCAATGGCTAAAGGAACTCCCTTTACTTGAAACTTCCTGCCAGGATGCGGAAAAGATGCTGGCAGAGGCGGAACAGGCCCTTGTAGCGATCCGGGCAGTATTCACTGAACAGCAGCCTGTTTTTCGCAGGGTCCGTGAGCTGGACTTTCGGATTGAAGAAAAAAAAGTCCCCTTCAAAACAGCGCTTAGGGCTCTGGAAGAGCTGGAAAAAAAGATCGCAGGCTGTCGCAGGGAGCAGGAAAAGGATGAAAAAAAGCGGCTCAAGGCAGCCGGGCTTTTGGATAAGGCAGAGACTTATCTTAAGTTGCAGGCAGCGGATGCTTCCCTTATCACCGACCTTACGGGTATTGAGGCCCGGATGGATGCCCTGCAGGATATACATGGAAAGTCCCTTTATAATTTGAAGGCTGTGGATCAGGCGGAGAAAGAAGCTGATCTTGCGGAAAAAAACCATGTGAAAAAAAATAAGGATCTGGAAAAAGCCGAAGGGAAAGCGCTGGCATTGCAGGCAGTTCTCGACGAAAAACAGGCAGGCCTTGAAAAGCTTCTTCAGGGAAAAGAGCTTGGGGAATGGCGGAATCAGATCTGGGAGCTTAAGGAAAAGCAGTCGTTTTTTGATGCCTTGGGTCAGTCTTTTGCTGAGGTCGCCGGATTGAAAAAGGAATCTCTCAATTTAAATCAGCAGGAGGAAGGGCTTTTTAAGGCTGAAAAGGAACTTGTCCTTTCCATGGAAAAGGCAGAGGCTGAAAAAGTCGTTTTAGAGCGGGAAGCTGGTCTGCTGGAAACCCAAGTACTTCTTCTGCGAAGAATTCAGGATCTGGAGGAAGCCCGTACAAGGCTTGAGGACGGTAAGCCCTGTCCCCTTTGCGGTTCAGTGGAGCATCCCTATGCCAAAGAAAACATTCCCCTGCCCGATGCAGCGGAAGAGGAGCTGAAAAAACTGCGTAAAGATCTGAAGGCTTTAGAAAAAAATCTGATGGCTCTTGGTGTGAAGGAAGCTGAGCTTCGCAAGGATAAAGAACAGCTTGTTTTGAAAAAAAGAAAAAACCTTGGGGATCAGGAGCTTACGGAGCAAAAAATCCAAAGGGCCATGGAAGATCTTGCATGGAAGGATTCTTTTGAAAAACTGGAAAATGTTCTGCCCTTTCTTGGGGAAGAAAACAGGGCGCTTCAGCAGGCCGTTCAGGAAAGGGTTGGTGCTGCAGAGACCCTTGAAAAAGAAATTTTTAAAGATAAAAAAGATGTTGAAAAATTTCAAAAGACCCTTGCAGATTGCCGTGATAATCTGCGTGAGGCCATGTATCTTAAGGAAGTCGCATTATCTGAAGCCAAACGTCTGCAGGCGGAGCTTCAGGAGATAAAGACCCGGTACAGTGAAAATTTTGATGCCCTTTTAAAGGTAGTCTCAGTTTATGGAGTTTCTTCTCTGGATGTGGCATCCCTCGAAGGGCTGCGCCAGGAGCTTACTTTCCGTAAAAGGGAGTGGATGGCTCAGGAAAAAAGCAGGCAGACCCTCATGGCTGAGATACAGACCCTTGAAGTTCAGCTTGCCCACCATGTTACAGAGCTTGGAAGACTTGATGGAGAAAAGCAGGAGGCTTCGAAAAATATTGCCTCTTTGCAGAAAGAGATGGAAACCCTTTCCAAAAGTCGCTCGGATCTATTTGGCGACCGGAATCCGGATCTTGAAGAGTCCTTGATTTTAAAAAATATTGATAAGGCAGAAAAGCTTAAAGTTGAAAAGGATAAGGCCCTGCAGGAGGCTTTTCAGCAGCTGGACCGGCTTCGGCAGAGGCTTTTGGATCTGGAGGAGTCCCGCAGGCTAAGGGCCGTTCCCCTTGCAGAGGCGGAAGAAAATTTTGCAGCAGGCCTTCCGGATGCGGGTTTTCAGGATGAAAAGGATTATCAGGGAGCATCCCTTGATGAAAAAGAACGCAAAAGTCTGATGCAGGAGCTGGAAAAGCTTAAGAAGGAAGAAACGGAGCTTCTTTTACGCAGGAGGGAAAAAACTGAACTTCTGGAAACGGAGCGCAAAAAAGCCCTTACGGATACCCCGGCTCCGGAACTTCAGGAAGCTATCGCCAGTATGGAAGAGGACCTTACCCGGCTCCAGCAGGAAATCGGTGCCATAGGTCAGCGTCTGGCAGACCATGCAAAACAGAAGGAGGTCTTCCAGAGGGAAAAGGATGCCGAAGAGCTACAGAAGAAAATCTGCAGCCGCTGGAGTGATCTGCATCTTCTCATCGGTTCCGCAGACGGTAAAAAATTCCGTAACTTCGCCCAGGGCCTTACCTTTGAATACATGCTGGGCTATGCCAACCGGCAGCTTGGAAAAATGACGGACCGTTATCTTCTCACAAGGAAGGTGGAAGCACCTCTGGAGCTTTGTGTGGTGGACAGCTATCAGGCAGGAGAGATCCGGTCCACAAAAAATCTCTCCGGTGGTGAAAGGTTCATTGTCAGTCTGGCCCTTGCTCTGGGACTGTCCGGGATGTCCAGCAGAAATATGCGGGTGGATTCCCTTTTTCTGGATGAGGGTTTCGGAACCCTGGACGAAGAAGCTCTGGATATGGCCCTGGAAACCCTCTCTTCCCTTCATAAGGAGGGGCGGCTGATTGGTATTATTTCCCATGTTTCCAGTATCCGTGAACGCATGGCCAGCCGCATACAGGTGATTCCCGGTCCCGGCGGCAGGAGCAGGATTCAGGGACCGGGCTGTGTACAGCCTGAATGA